One genomic region from Bradyrhizobium icense encodes:
- a CDS encoding flagellar basal body P-ring protein FlgI, whose product MPGIRSARLISVACAALLALALTPTSAGATSRIKDLANIEGVRQNQLIGYGLVVGLNGTGDTLNNIPFTKQSLQAMLERMGVNIRGATIRTGNVAAVMVTGNLPAFGTQGTRMDVTVSALGDAKNLQGGTLLVTPLLGADGNVYAVAQGSLAISGFQAEGEAAKIVRGVPTVGRIANGAIIEREIEFALNRLPNVRLALRNADFTTAKRIAAAVNDFLGVKTAEPIDPSTVQLAIPAEFKGNVVAFLTEIEQLQVDPDLAAKIVIDERSGIIVMGRDVRVATVAVAQGNLTVTISESPQVSQPNPLSRGRTVVTPRTGVSVSEDGKKFAVVKDGVSLQQLVDGLNGLGIGPRDLIGILQAIKAAGAIQADIEVM is encoded by the coding sequence TTGCGCCGCGCTGCTGGCGCTGGCGCTAACGCCCACGTCCGCAGGCGCGACGTCGCGGATCAAGGATCTCGCCAATATCGAAGGCGTGCGACAGAACCAGTTGATCGGCTACGGTCTGGTCGTCGGCCTCAACGGCACCGGCGATACGCTGAACAACATCCCCTTCACCAAGCAATCGCTGCAGGCGATGCTGGAGCGCATGGGCGTCAACATCCGCGGCGCCACCATCCGCACCGGCAACGTCGCCGCCGTCATGGTCACCGGCAACCTGCCGGCGTTCGGCACCCAGGGCACGCGGATGGACGTCACGGTCTCCGCGCTCGGCGATGCCAAGAATCTGCAGGGCGGCACCCTGCTCGTCACCCCCCTGCTCGGCGCCGACGGCAACGTCTATGCGGTAGCCCAGGGTTCGCTGGCGATCTCCGGCTTCCAGGCCGAAGGCGAAGCTGCCAAGATCGTGCGCGGCGTGCCCACCGTCGGCCGCATCGCCAACGGCGCCATCATCGAGCGCGAGATCGAATTCGCGCTCAATCGCCTGCCGAATGTGCGGCTCGCGCTGCGCAACGCCGACTTCACCACCGCCAAGCGCATTGCGGCGGCGGTCAACGACTTCCTCGGCGTCAAGACCGCCGAGCCGATCGACCCCTCCACGGTGCAGTTGGCGATCCCCGCCGAATTCAAGGGCAACGTCGTCGCTTTCCTCACCGAGATCGAGCAATTGCAGGTCGATCCTGATCTCGCCGCCAAGATCGTCATCGACGAGCGCTCCGGCATCATCGTGATGGGCCGCGACGTTCGCGTCGCCACCGTGGCGGTGGCGCAAGGCAATCTTACCGTGACGATCTCCGAAAGCCCGCAGGTCAGTCAGCCCAATCCGCTGTCGCGCGGCCGAACTGTCGTCACGCCGCGCACCGGCGTCAGCGTCTCCGAGGACGGCAAGAAATTCGCGGTCGTGAAGGACGGCGTCTCGCTGCAGCAACTCGTCGACGGCCTAAATGGTCTCGGCATTGGTCCACGCGACCTGATCGGCATCCTGCAGGCGATCAAGGCCGCCGGCGCGATCCAGGCCGACATCGAGGTGATGTGA
- the flgJ gene encoding flagellar assembly peptidoglycan hydrolase FlgJ — protein MNVIANPYDKTSLINGRRDPLLADALTKISPEAQKKTRAKAEEFEAMFLNSMFSQMTTGVKGEGPFGDTTGTGVWRSMLTDEYSKSIAKSGGLGISNDVFRTLILQQANRVG, from the coding sequence ATGAACGTCATCGCCAATCCCTACGACAAGACCTCGCTGATCAACGGCCGCAGGGACCCGCTGCTTGCCGATGCCCTGACCAAGATTTCGCCCGAGGCGCAAAAGAAGACGCGCGCCAAAGCCGAGGAGTTCGAGGCGATGTTCCTCAACTCGATGTTTTCGCAGATGACCACCGGCGTCAAAGGCGAAGGACCGTTCGGCGACACGACCGGCACCGGCGTCTGGCGCTCGATGCTGACGGACGAATATTCGAAATCCATCGCCAAGTCCGGCGGCCTCGGCATCTCCAACGATGTCTTCCGCACCCTGATCCTCCAGCAAGCCAACCGCGTCGGCTGA